In Ailuropoda melanoleuca isolate Jingjing chromosome 7, ASM200744v2, whole genome shotgun sequence, one genomic interval encodes:
- the LOC100478068 gene encoding interferon alpha-like, producing the protein MALPFSFLVALVVLSGNSLCSLGCDRPQNHGLFAWRALTLLGQMKRISPFSCLKDRNDFAYPKEVVDGKQLQKAQALSVVHVMNQKIFHVFCTEPSSAAWNTALLEEFCSGLSEQLSILEACPMQAARVGETPVRNVNSILRNYFQRISLYLQKKQYSPCAWETVRAEIMKPLFSSTILQEGLRRKE; encoded by the coding sequence ATggccctgcccttctccttcttGGTGGCCCTGGTGGTGCTCAGCGGCaactccctctgctctctgggaTGTGACCGGCCTCAGAACCATGGCCTGTTCGCCTGGAGGGCCTTGACGCTCCTGGGACAAATGAAGAGAATCTCCCCTTTTTCCTGCCTGAAGGACAGAAATGACTTTGCCTACCCCAAGGAGGTGGTTGATGGCAAGCAGTTGCAGAAGGCTCAAGCCCTCTCGGTCGTGCATGTGATGAACCAGAAGATCTTCCACGTCTTCTGCACAGAGCCCTCATCTGCTGCTTGGAACACGGCCCTCCTAGAGGAATTCTGCTCGGGACTTTCTGAGCAGCTGAGCATCCTGGAAGCCTGTCCCATGCAGGCGGCGAGAGTGGGAGAGACTCCCGTCAGGAATGTGAACTCCATCCTGAGGAACTACTTCCAAAGAATCTCCCTCTACCTGCAAAAGAAGCAATACAGCCCTTGTGCTTGGGAGACTGTCAGAGCAGAAATCATGAAACCCTTGTTTTCATCAACAATCTTGCAAGAAGGACTAAGGCGTAAGGAATGA
- the IFNE gene encoding LOW QUALITY PROTEIN: interferon epsilon (The sequence of the model RefSeq protein was modified relative to this genomic sequence to represent the inferred CDS: inserted 1 base in 1 codon; substituted 1 base at 1 genomic stop codon), whose amino-acid sequence MIHKHFFEIVLVLLASSTLFSLKLKLALFQQRVNRESLRLLNKLQKASIQQCLPHRTNFLLPQQSVTRRRYQRGQALGXLHEMLQQIFNLFRADMSLDGWEESHVENFLTELHQQLEHLEALRGLQAEQNSSENPRLQVKMYFRRIHDYLENQEYSSXAWTIVRVEISRCLFFAFQLIRELSKQRMDS is encoded by the exons ATGATTCACAAGCATTTCTTTGAAATCGTGTTGGTGCTGTTGGCCTCTTCCACTCTCTTCTCCCTCAAACTGAAACTGGCTCTCTTCCAACAAAGAGTAAACAGAGAGAGTTTACGACTCTTGAATAAATTGCAAAAAGCATCAATTCAGCAGTGTCTACCACACAGGACCAACTTCCTACTTCCCCAGCAGTCTGTGACTCGTCGCCGGTACCAGAGAGGGCAAGCACTGG ATCTTCATGAGATGCTTCAGCAAATCTTCAACCTCTTCAGGGCAGATATGTCTCTGGATGGCTGGGAGGAAAGCCACGTGGAGAATTTCCTCACTGAACTCCATCAACAGCTGGAACACCTAGAAGCGCTTAGAGGCCTGCAAGCAGAGCAGAACAGTAGTGAGAACCCTAGGTTGCAGGTGAAAATGTACTTCCGGAGGATCCATGATTACCTGGAAAACCAGGAGTACAGCAGCTGAGCCTGGACCATTGTTCGAGTAGAAATCAGCCGGTGTCTGTTCTTTGCTTTCCAACTGATAAGAGAGCTAAGCAAACAAAGAATGGATTCCTGA